The genomic region ATCCTGTTTTGGCATAATGGAATTTGAATACACTGTAATAAAGTCTATTCTCAGTCTGCacaagaggaaacaaaaattggtaccttgattttttttttttgtagggaatAAACTGGTTAAAAAtggatgtgtgtgttttttaaacacAATCCTATTGCTCTTTTTCCTAAATTCTGGTTTGGGCCTCTGAGTCTCCTTCACGACCAAAAGCAGACAAGACGGTTACAGTCCAGGGGTCCCTGGCTTGCACAGGATTAGGATATTTCTGGCCTCCTAAGAGTTCACGAATTACCATATTGGGTCAAAACCAGGGCTCAGTGAACCAACTAGACATTCTGGTCATCCACCCAAAAGATCAGGATTATGTCTGTAAAATATCTATAATGGTGCTATCATTGTGACTTTGCTGAAAACAACTCCAAAACGACTCATATTTTGTTTCTATCACCTCTTAATGGAACAGATTCCAGAAGCTTTCTATTGCTGCTTAGAACAAACATCTCTATACACTATCAAAGGGCCTTGCTCTAAATTTGGTCAAGTTCCCTGATGAGCTGATCCTTGAGCACCGTGCTCCCAGCCTTCATGTGCCATCATGGGCCGGCCTCCTGAGTGTGTCCTCCCCTAAGGTGACCCACGTCTCTGCCCCCCGGGTGTCCCTATCCCTGCTCTCCAGCGTAGCCTGCCCTTATTTTCATAGTCGGATTGGCCACTGTCTTAGTTTCCTATTGCCCTTGTGACAAGTTACACatacttagtggcttaaaacaacacttttttttttttgagagtcttgctccgttgtccgggctggagagcagtggtgagatcacagttcactgcagccttgaactcctgggctcaagtgatcctcccacctcagcctcctgagtagctgggactacaggtgtgcgccatcctgtctggctaatttttaaattttttgtagagacaaaggtttcatcatgttgcccgggctgatcttggactcctgggttcaagcaatcctcctgccttggcctcccaaagtgctgagattacaggcacaagccaccatgcccaattttttttttttaaggcaagaaataaattttattgaaggATTTTTCACCATCCATAGAGattatcatatgattttttttcttagaatttttaatGCATACAGTTTTTGGATTTTCTAACTTCAAATTCCCTAATTTCTTCCATTTCTGAAATAAACCATATTTGATTAAagtgcatgttttattttttaatttttatttaagttctgggatacatgtgcagaatatgcaggttagttacataggtatccatgtgccatgctggtttgctgcacctaccaacccgtcacctaggttttaagccccgcatgcattagctatttgtcctgatgctctccctcccctcgctCCCCTGCTCTGACAGGcgctggtgtgtgatgttcccctccctgtgtccatgtgttctcactgttcaactcccacttacgacaacatgcggtgtttggttttctgttgctgtgttagtttgctgaggatgatgccAGCCAAAATTTTTTATCTATATTTTGTCTATAATGGGTCAGCAGAGCTGTGCTTCTTCAGGatgctctaggggagaatccttttccttgccttttccagcacCTAGAGGCTGCccgcattccttggctcatggccacatcactctgacctctgcttccatcatccATCTCTTCCTCTCACTCtgaccttcctgcctccctcccctttACAAAGGTCTTTGTGATTACATGAGGCACACCCAGGTAATTCAGGATATTCTCTCCACCCTCAAgcccttaacttaatcacatctacaaatcCCTTTTGCTACATAAGgcctggggattaggatgtggacatattTGGGGGGGTTATTACTCAGCTGACCATACCATACAACATTTTCTAGGAAAAAGCATAGGACATATTTTTCACTTAGCTACAGGCAACTTCCTGAAGACCCCCAGCAGCAGTCTCAGTTGGCTACTCCATCTctttcctgggctgaagccaccTGGTTAGGACTCATAGCCCAGTAAACACATATGGTATCACCTTGTACCCGCTCTCAGAGCACAGAAACCACCTGGTACAAAAGATGATTCCTATGACAAACACATGTATATCTCAACTTACATTTTGCCTGCTGAGGGACAAATTCCTGTATGAGAACTCCAAGGGCCCAACCAAATTCCAGCAGAAAAATGTCATGACCTGGAACTTTAAGTAGAACCTCTTTGAAGAGGTTGCCCTTAAAGCGAACCAGGTCACAAAAGCTCTGGCCTCGCTTTAGAATTTAGAACTTTTGAATGACACACATGAGAATAACCAAGTTAGCTGTATGGATGGCTATGATGGGTGCACACAGCCCGTTCACCAACCGAGGAATGGAGAACTCGAAGGGAGGAACGGAGACTCGGCCAAGCCTCAGCACTCACAGCGGCAGGGTGGATGAGTTCTAATAAGGGTAGTTTCCTGTGACAGTCCGGAATCTGGAACTAGGCATCAGGTGAGAGTGCCCTGGAGTGGAATGGGCTGGGGGAAGAGGATGGGGCTTGCTggtggtgtgggtgtgggtgtggcaGCCAGGTCTCCAGTGGCTGCAGGATCCTGCCCTCAGCCCAAATGGCTCCTGCATGAAAAGCTGCGGTGGATCTAAGTGGCAGCTACGAGTCAAGGCAACTAGCTTCCTCCGAAGTGAGGCAAGACAAGGCACAGCTGAGAAGCCACTCAACCTCTGTTCCCAATGAATCCATTTCCATGTCCCTGCTTCGCTGCACGACACCCCACACCCTGATGTGCATCTTGTgaaaaatcaagatgaaaataaaagttcAGGAGAAAACTCTGTGGAGACTGCTGTCAATGTAGTCAAACTGACTCTGATATAGACACCTTCCACATTCTGCACTTACTCAtgcaatttcatttacttttaagaGAGAAAGGACATTTTCACCTTGGCAGGAGTCTACCACCCTCTGCTCAATGTCCTTTTTGGCTGCTTCTGTTCCAGACATGGAAGAGAACTATTAAAAGGGCTAGGGCCACCCCTTTCATTCCCAACTAGACTCTTTGCACAGAGGCAGTAGCTTCTCACAGCAGCCTTGCTAAAATCTGCACTATCCCCCCACGCCCCTTGTGACTGTACAATAACCGTAAAGAAGGCGAGGCAGGGACCGCAACTTGCCACTTACCAACAAGATGAGGGTAACCTGCTGAGCCTTCCTATCTGCAGCAAAAAGTAGGCCTTGGAGTTCAGAAGTAGAGGAACTGTTATTTTCACTGAGAAGGAAAGTTCCTTCTCAAGTCAGCTGCTGATCTTTCTATGGAATGAGAAGGAGCGGGAACCATGAAAGAAGAGCTTGGGAGGTCAATGGGACCGAGATAGAGGGTGAAGTTCAGGGGGAAGAACTCAAAGAGGGAACCACAGCatccctctccccatccccaagGTGGCACGTGAATGTTCTGGAGATGAACAAAGGGCAGGAGGGAGTAGGGGCATGGGAGAGCTCCAGGGCAGCCGCTGTGCAGAGGAGCAGAGGACAGGCCCACATGGAGGCCACAGCAAGAATTCTAGCCTGAAATCATGGTGATGAGGCCAATGAGCAAGCAAGCAAGTCATCTGAGCAGAATGTAACAGAAAGCTACTCCACCGCACTAGAAATCAACAAGCGGAAAAGGGCAAAAAGGGATTAGAGAAACAGGTTCAAGCTAATTTTCATACTAACATTTTATGGGTTTCTGCTATTAGAAATAATTCCTTCACTACCTACGTCAAAGGGTTATAAGGATAAATAAGTTAATAGGCgtaagtacttaaaaaaaaacaaaaagcatgcaAAAAGCATGCACAAatgcaaggattttttttaatggaaaataatgaaaagccTTTCAAAGGAATCTAATGTTGTCCTTTGATAGACAGTCTATGGTCTTTCCCCTTTATCAAAAACAATTCCAATAGGAAGCTCTCTGAATGGAACAGAGCCATGAGAATAAGGCCTCATTTACACAGCTGCATGGATTTAGATGCTTTGTGAAAATTGCATCTTCTATGGCTGATAACCTCATAAACTATGGCTCTAAACACTGAGAGTTTTCATTGCCTTCAGGTTAGAAAGTCACTAAGTCAAAAAgtgaataatataaatttaatagcTTAACTGAAGTACAAAATTTGTGGATGGACTCCAGCTGCAAATTTTCCCCTGTAACTTTCCTCTGAAAGTTATTTCATGGGCACTGGATTGCTGTCTTTTTCATATTTGCCCACTGCTCAGGGAATGAGTTTTTGTGAATATGAGAAAAGTCAGGGCTGAGTGCgctgactcacgtctgtaatcctagcactttgggagggcgaggcgagCGgagtgcctgagctcaggagatcgagacccgcctgggtgacacggtgaaaccttgtctactaaaataaaaaagaaatcagccaCGCGTGGCGGTGTGCGCtggtagtaccagctacttgggaggctgaggcgggagaatcgcttgaacctgagaggccgaggttgcagcgagccgacatcgctccactgcactccagcctgggtgacagagtgagactccatctcggaaaagtCAGTATAAATAACTATTGCCTGGCAAAACTTGTTGCTTGTTTTCACTGCTGAAGAGTAGTTACTGCAGGGAGTCAAGTGTGGCCCTTACTTGCTGGATGGGGACTCatgtggtggggggaggtgcTGGAGGCTGGGTGTCTACAGTGCAGAGTGTAACTAGGAATGAGGCGCGGGAGCAAGGTCAGAGTGGGCTCCTGCGGTGCCCGGTGCTCTCTCACGCTCAAGTAGCAGGCAGTCACCGTCCCCTCTGGCCATCTTTCCTCCCTGGTAAGTGGTTTGGGAGGCAGCCCTGCTCCCCCGTGGAAAATTCATGTACAGGTGACTTGAATGCAGTTGTTTATAGTTCCTGGGTTTAACTCTGTCAAGTACTGCATTCATATCCCATAGTCGGAACAGAAGTGTTTAACTCTGTCAAGTACTGCATTCACATCCCATAGTCGGAACAGAAGTGTTTAACTCTGTCAAGGTTACTTAAGAATGAGAAGAATAAGCAACATCTGACATTCCAAATGAGGTTCAAGTTTGTCTTCAAGAAGCTCCTAGAAGTTTCTGACAGGATTTTACATGGCCAGCAGCCACCACACCTTCTTCTCCCACTCCTGGGCTGGTCCTCAGTTGCTTTGTGACTCCTCCTCCACTCAACCCATAAAAGCCAGAGTGTCCCCACGCCACGTTCCTGGGGTGTGATGAGAGACACTGGTTTTCCTCCCCGTTCCTGGCTCCTCACGGCCCTGGTTAGTCTTTTGATAGAATGCCAGATGCGTGAGCCTCAGGGGCGCTAGGACcccaccttctcctgccctccttccaCTCCACTGTTCCCTCTCCGCCTTGCTGATGGTGGGTCTTAAGACCCTCCAGGAGAGGGTCCCCCTTAGACCCCAGGGGAAGGAATGCTGATGTCATGAAGCtcccataaaaacccaagaggacgGGGAGCTTCCATGCCCCTTTCCCATACCTCGCCCTAtgtgtctcttcatctgtatcctttgcagTGTCCTGTATAATAAACCCATAAACATAAGGGTTTCCCTGAGCTCTGTGAGttgctccagcaaattaatcaaatCCAAACAGGAAGCCATGGAAACCCCACCTTGAAGCTGGTGGGTCAGAGGTTCCAGAGCCTGGACTTGCTGCTGAGCCCTCAACCCGTGGGctctgacactatctccaggtaggCAGGGTCAGAACAGAATGCGGAGACACCTAGCTGGTGGCCgctgcttggtgtgtggggaaacTCCTATACATCTGGTCACACAAGTCTTCTTCTGTGTTGACTGTTGGCGGTGAGAGCAGAGGACACACGCGGTTGGGGAGCTTTTCCCTACGCAGTCCTCAAGTGCTAAGACCTGCTCTCATGGCTTCAGAAGTCACCGGCACACCACTGGTTCTCAATCTACATCCATCTCTGGTCTCTGTACTCAGACCCATTCTTCACCTTTCAACCTAGGACTTCTTCATTTGaacatctcaaacttaacatacCCCAAACAGAAGTAATCACCTCCCCTCCAGACCTGTTTCTCTGCCTCTTCCCTCAacaaatggcaccactgcaccatCGTCCCAGCGCACAAGCCAGGAACCTAGGTATCACCCTTACTTCCTTTCCCCCTAGGTCCATGCACGATTAGTCACCAAGACCTGTGGATTCTCCCACCTGCTCTCTCTTCTGTCCCCTTCTCCGTACCCATGCTGCACTCAGTTTTGCCACCTCCCTGCCTCTAGTCTTGGGTGTACTCCTGTCTCCAGCATCCTCTCTGCTGCAGGCTGGGGCCGTCACTCGAAGGCACTGATCTGATCACGCAACTCTCCTCCAGTGGCTTCCCTCTGTCCTCAGGATGGTGCCCAAATGCCTCTGCATGATCTACAAGGTCACTACAAAGCAATCTGTCCACCACTCAACTCTCTCTGCCCGCTGCCCCTTTACACTCCATCCTATTGCTCTCTCCAAACTCCCCCACTCGCTCTCCTCTCCCGCCCACTATTTTCTCCTGCTCTTTGCACATGCTGGTCCCTTGAATGTTCTCCCTCCATCCCCCACCTCCTGAGGGTCAAAGGCTGGCCCGCTGCCTGCATGTCCCTTTCTCTGGGCAACCTGACTGCCCTGATTGCCCAAGCCTAGGCTGGCTGACTTCTCTCGAATCCCTTGCCACTTTTTTACTAAGCTCCGCCTGTGAGGTTTAGGTGCTGTGCTTGCTGGCTTGCTGCACCTTCAAGTGCTAAGCAGGTACTGTGTTTCATCCACAGCCATATCCCTCCTCAGCACGGGCCTGGCACAAAGCAGATACTCAAAAACATTTATTAGAAAAGTGAATAATCCCGCATAAATGCTACTGATGAATCTAGCTCCCTGCAAGTCAATGCATTTCACAGATCCAATAATTCTCTTGACAACAGAACAATTAAGATGGTTGGaaaggctgagcgcagtggctcatgcctggaatcccagcactttgggatgcggAGGTGGCCGTAttacttgaggtaaggagttcaagaccagcctggtcaacacagtgaaaccccatctctactaaaaatacaaaaattagctgggtgtggtggtgggcgcctgaaatcccagctacctgggaggctgaagcagaagaatcacctgaatctgggaggtggaagttgcagtgagccgagatcgtgccattgcactccaggctgggtgacaagagcgaaactccatctcaaaaaaacaaaaagatggttgGAAAGACCtggaataaaacacacacacacactccccagtGGAGTTTCGGTAATGACAGCACATATCTTCAAGAGCTAAAATACTTAGTTTTATAAATATCATCTAAGTATTATAATAATCTGAATCCTACCCGGAAATGATATGAAGTTTAACTTTAACAGGCACTCAAAGATGTGCCCAGGAACCTTACGCCAGGACTCTTTGCCCAGAGATACTTCTTGCTTGCCCAGAACTGACTTGGGTGTCATAATTAGGTAAGTTATAAATGGTAGATTATGAAATGGCTTCGTTTTACTTGGTGGAGGAGGGACACAGATAAAGAAATTCTACTTACACCTTCTCAAGCTTAGCTACTTCTTACATCAATTAGCTACTATTTTTTAGGATCACAGTTTAttcttaaatgaaaaacaaacagcaCCTCAGCTCAGGTATGCAGGTCTGAAGCTACAGTTTACTTTTCCTTCAGGTTTTAACAACTCGATGGAATTTATAGATGGTCTTTTTCCCTTCATTGATCACCGTAACTGAAAAGCTACTGCCTAAAATTCAATTACCAACTAGTCTACCTGCATGCTACATCTTTTTTCCCACtgtacttcaataaagctgtcattgcaaacaaaaacataaaagcgTGTTGGACAGATCGTCTGCCCCTGCTGTTTAATGtcacagaaattctttttttttttttttttttttgagacggagtcttgctctgtcacccaggctggagtgcagtggcgtgatctcggctcactgcaacctctgcctcctgggttcaagcgattctcttgcctcagcctcccgagtggctgggattacaggcgcccgccaccacgcccggctaagttttgtatttttagtagagaaggggtttcaccatgttggtcaggctggtctcaaacttctgacctcaggtgatccgcctgcctcggcctcccaaagtgctaggattacaggggtcagccaccgcgccctgccccaCAGAAATTCTTTAGCTTTTAAAAGCCATGGAAGGATTCTAGATAAGTTGTTAACCATTAACGGGAACAAATTCTCTTTACACAAAGCTCAGGCACATTCAATCAAGGGGAGCCAGGCCTAAGATGCATCACACAGATCTGACCATGCAACTACCTTTCTACAAGTGTCTGAGCTCCGGGGTGCCCGAGCACCGACAGCCAAAGAAGCATTTACACTTTGCCAGATAAGGAATCGGCTCTGCGAAGGTGCGAAGAACCAAATGCTAGCGATTAATGTCCCAACAACGTGAACACTTCCTGCAACTCGAAATCCTCAAGGGAAACTCTGTCGAATCCCCACCAAGTGAACGATGACTTGTTTCTACAAAGGCTACGGATTTCAGGAAACTAACGTATAACTCGTCGCCTTAAAGTGCCTCTAAAAGCATCCACGACAGTTAAAGTCGCTGCTACTACGGGATGCTATTTATTGAGCGCCAAGACCCAAGCGCCATCGTGGATCACCCCATTCCTGGCCACGGCAACCCTAGGGAGCGGGTCCTAGGAGCCTGTTGGAGGGCGAGCGCTGGGCCAGCTTCCTCTCTGCTGACTGAGGGGAGGCCAGGCTGCCTGCAAGGGGAAGGGGCCCTTTCCGCGCTTACCAGGGTGAGGGCCACCTCCAGCAtgggggctagggccagggtgcCGTGGAAGAGGGGGATGCAGTCCACGAAGAGGGTGTGGTGGGCGCCCGGGCCGCCCAGGGGGAGGTGCTCCTTACGCGGCTTCTGCTTCTCGGCCACCAGGAGCCCGTTGACGGCGCAGTGCGGGTACTTGGCGCCGTGCAGCACCATCTTGCAGTAGGCCTGGGTGGTCAGCTTCACCCCGGGCATGCTGACCCGGGAGGGCCCCGGAGGCCCCTGGGCGCGCGGCTGAGGCCTGGACCC from Pan troglodytes isolate AG18354 chromosome 18, NHGRI_mPanTro3-v2.0_pri, whole genome shotgun sequence harbors:
- the EMC8 gene encoding ER membrane protein complex subunit 8 isoform X2 yields the protein MPGVKLTTQAYCKMVLHGAKYPHCAVNGLLVAEKQKPRKEHLPLGGPGAHHTLFVDCIPLFHGTLALAPMLEVALTLIDSWCKDHSYVIAGYYQANERVKDASPNQVAEKVASRIAEGFSDTALIM